From Qipengyuania psychrotolerans:
GACGAGACCTGCGGCCAAGGCGCTCTCGCTCGACGGGTTCGAGGCACCCAGATCGACTGCAAGATCGCGGATTGCCGGTGCGATGGTTAGGGCTGCAAAGTAGCCGTAAACGACGGTCGGTACACCCGCGAGAATCTCCAGCGTCGGCTTGACCCAGGCACGAAGCCGCGGGTTGGCATACTGCGTGAGGTAGACCGCGCTCATCAGGCCGAGCGGGATGGCGACGATCATCGCGATGATCGCACCGATAAACAGAGTGCCCCAGAAAAGCGGGATCGCGCCATAGCGTGAAGCATCCGGATTTTCCGGATTGCTCATCGGGTCGGGGGCCCAGTGTGTCCCAAACAGGAAGTCGATCGGATTGACCATGCCGAAGAAGCGCAAGGTCTCGAATACCAGGCTGACAAAGATGCCGATGGTCGTCAGGATTGCGACCAGCGACGCACCCAGAAGGATCGCCATGACGATCTTCTCGACTCGCGTGCGAGCCGCGAAATCGGGCTTCAGGCGCAGGAAGGCCCAAGCGCCGCCGAGGAAGGCGATCACAAGCGTCGCGGCGATGCCAATCCAGTTATAGAATGACAGCGCCTGCCGGTAAGGTTCGACAAATTCGCGGGCGAGGGGATTGAAGACGGCTTGCGTGGCACCTGTCGCTACTGCGCGGGCCTCGTTCAAGATTGTCTGCCTCTGGAACCCAAATGCCGGAAGCTGGTCCGCGGCGGGGGAAGCCATCACTGACTGGGTAACCAGCCCGGGCGCGACAGCGCTCCAGATGGCGATGAAGGCAGCCACTGGCAGGACAATCCAGAGCGCAACATACCAGGCATGGTAGCTTGGCAGGCTGGCGAGACGTCCGTCAGCGCTTTCCTTGCGGAATGTCCACGCACGCGCGCGAGCCGCCAACCATCCGGCGAGCCCGAGCCCGAGGGCAAGGAGGAGCAGAATGGTTGGCGACATTACGTGCGTTGATACCCTTACTTCAGCTCGGAACCGTCGAGCGTGGTGTATTCGGTGACTGCAGCATTGGCTGCGGCTGCCGCATCATCAGGATTGGCGACAAGACCGATCTTGGCCAGCGCGCCGTCCTTGCTCCACATGGTCGCCCAGGTCGAGAGAAATTCCTTGAGGCCGGGAATGGCATCGAGGTGTGCTTTTTTCACGTACATGTAGAGCGGGCGTGCACCCGGATATTCGAAGTTCGAAATGTTCGCATAGGTCGGTTCGACGCCGTTCATCGGAAGGCCCTGCACCTTGTCGAGGTTCTCCTCAAGGTAGGAATATCCGAAAATCCCCACTGCGTTGGGATTACCTTCAATTTTCTGGACGATCAGATTGTCCTGCTCGCCCTGGTCGACATAGGCGCCATCGCTGCGAACTTCGGTGCAAACCTGGTCGTAGCGATCTTCATCGGTTTCCTTCAGCGCCTTGGTAGCCGCATCAGTCTTGCAGCCAGCTTCAAGGATCAGTTCCTTGAGAGCATCGCGCGTGCCGGAGGTGCTGGGCGGACCGTAAACGAGAATCGGTTCGTTCGGGAGCGAGGCATCGACATCGGACCAGTTCTTGGTCGTCTGCTCGCCGCCATAGGGCGAAGCAGCAAGAGCTTCGTAAACCATCTTCGGCGTGAGGTTCATCGTGATCCCGCCCTTCGAAGAGGCAAGCGCAATACCGTCAAGGCCGACCTGGACTTCGATGATGTCGGTGACGCCGTTTTCCTGGCAGCTGGCGAACTCACTCGCCTTCATGCGGCGCGAGGCGTTAGCGATGTCCGGCGTGTCGGCACCGACGCCCGAGCAGAACAGCTTCATGCCGCCGCCCGTTCCGGTCGATTCGATGATCGGCGAAGCGAACTGGGTGTCACGGGCGAATGCTTCGGAAACGGCCTTCGAGAACGGGAATACGGTCGAGGAGCCGACAGCCTTGATCTGGTCGCGCGAGGCGCCGCCAGCAGAATTGTCGCCACATGCGGCGAGGGCCAGAGCCGAAGCTGCAGCGAGAGCGAATTTGAAAGTCTTGGTCATTTGAAAACCCCTTGGTTGTCCAACTAGCCGCGCAAGAGCGGGAAATTGTTACATACTGACGACAAAAGTGTGACTTCCGCAAAAGGGGTTCGAATCGATGTTCGTGCCCCTAGCGGGATATGGATCAGAAATCGACCTGAGCGCGCACACCGAATGCATCCACCGTATAATCGGTGTCGCCATCGGCCTTTGCGTAGACGGCATCGGTGTAGTCCATCTTGCCGTAATTCAGGCTGAAGAGAGTGTAATCGGTCGGCTTCCAGATCAGCGATGCGAGGTAACCGTTCTGTTTCCCGCCGATAATGCCGGCATCGTTGAGATCGAGGTAGTCATAGCGCAGGTTCAGCTGGACCGACCCTGTGCCACCTTCGCCGACCGGATTTTCAGGCTTGGTACGGTCGAACTTGCCGCCCTTGTACCCGCGGGTGTCGCCCTTGGTCAGGAAGTAGCCTACTTCGGCATAGCCACCGAAGAACGTGGGATTATCCCCCATCGTTGGAATATCGACGTTCTGCCAATAGCCTTCGGCCGCGGCGTGGAACGGGCCCGAAATAACGGCGCCTTCAATACCAGCGCCAAATTCGCTTTCGGCATCGATATTGCCAGTGTTGACGAAGCGCTCGGAAGTGAAGTGAACAAGCGGGCGCTGGCGATAGCGGACCGTCGCATCGTCTTCGCCAAGTTCGTTGAAGTGGATCGATCCGCCGAAGTGGAACTGTGTATTGCCAGACTTAGGCATCAAGACCAGCCGTCCGTCGAACCCGCGATTATTGGTGCCGGTGTCGTCGAAATTGTCCGTAAACACGCCTGCCTGGGCGATGGCGATACCCTTCTCGTAGCTAACCGATGCACCGATGCGGCGCTCAAAGCCGAATGCATCAGTGAACGCTGCGCGCTCGATAAAGGTGGTGTGCAGGCTGCTGGTCAGTTCTTCCAGCGACTGAAAATTGTTGTGGTGGCCGATGGCGACTTCCAGATCGCCGTGACCGTAGGTCAGGATAGCGTCGGCGACCTCAACTTCATTGCCGGCGAAATCGATTTCGAACTTGTATCCGAAACCGCCGCCGACATCACCCGAAGCACCGAGACGTGCGCGGCGGACTTCATTCTGGAACCCATCATCGCGGCCGATCGAATCCGGAACGCTGGTGAAACCGGCGTCATACATCAGACGTCCGCGCGGCTTGAAACTCCATCCATCCTTCTTTTCCAAGGCCGCCACCTGCGGTTCGGGAGCGGGTGCCGGAGTGGCGACAGCTTCCGCGGTGGCGGCGATCGTTGCGTCTTGCGCGACGTTGGCAGCCTTTTCCTGTGCCAGTTCGCCCTCGAGTTGGTCGATGCGCGCTGCCAAGGTCGCAAGCTGGGCGCGCATTTCGGCCAAATCCTGCTGCGCAGCAGTGGGTGAGGCGTCTTGCGCAAAAACGGGGGTGGCAAATGTGCAGCTCATTGCGGCAGCAAGGACGGAAAGGCGGATAGAGGAGTTCATGTCGAAGAATCCGGATTTGGTTACGTTCTGATGACGCCTCTATGACCACGTCATTACGCTTTTGTGACAGCCCGTGCGGCGGCCACCAATGCCTGTGGAAACGCTGTGGAGAAGCTGTGAATCGCGGGTGGTGACGAACTCGCGCCGGCGGTTAGTCGGCTAGCGGAAGCGAGACCTTGACCCGCGTTCCTTCGCCCAACGTGCTGTCGATCGATAGTTTGCCGCGGTGGCGTTCGACGATGTGTTTTACGATTGCGAGGCCAAGTCCTGTGCCGCCGGATGCGCGGCTGCGGCCGGGATCTGTCCTGTAGAAGCGGCGGGTGAGGTGGGGTAGGTGCTCCGGCGCGATCCCGTCGCCGCGGTCGGTCACGCTCAGCACGACGCGGGAATCGCCCTGCGGTGCCAGTCTGACGGTGACGCTGCTATTCGCCGCGCCGTACTTCATCGCATTATCGACGAGATTACGAACCAGTTGCTCCAACTGCCTTTCGTCTCCCTGGACAGCGAAGTCACCGTGGGATTCGAAATCGAGCCTGTTCGAGCGCTCGCTCCCGGCTCCGTCCTGAGCGGCTCGTTTGACTAGCGCTGTAAGGTCTACCACTTCGGACGGCAGTTCATGTCGTTCCGCTTCGATCCGCGACAGTGACATCAAGTCACTGACTAAATCTTGGAGCCGTTTTGCCTCGCGCTGGATCGTGCCGAGAAATTTGTCGGCTGTCTTGGGATCAATGTCGGCCCCGTCTTCGCGGAGCGTTTCGACATACCCAAGGATTGACGCCAGCGGCGTGCGCAATTCGTGACTGGCGTTGGCAACGAAATCGGTATGGGCGCGGCTGATATCCGCCTCGGCGGTCTTGTTGACCAGTTCGATGACCGAAAGATCGCCGTTGAGTCGCTTGTGGTTTATTCGCCATATGTCGCGGCGTCTGGAAAGGCCGCGGATCACGGCAGCGCCGTCCTCGTTGCTATCGAGCAGCTTCACCGCTTCGGGCTGGCGCAGCGCCATTCTTACGTCTTGACCAAGTATGTGCGTACCCAGCAATCGGCGTGCAGCGATATTGGCGATGATTACCCGCCCGCCTTCGGTGAGCAAAACTGGCGTTTCGGAATGCTCGAAGAGATCGCCCATCGATTCGCGCGAGATAGAGCCATTGGACTGCTTCTCGACCGGCGGCGGCGGCGTGCCGCCCACCAGCCAAAGCGATCCTGCCCACACCAGCAGCATCACCGCAACGACGAGGAAATCGACGCCAAGGACGAGAAGTCCAACAGCGGTCGCAAGAGCCAACGAGAAAGCCGACCATGGAAAGGAGCGGGCGCTCATGAAGCCGCGCTTAGCGAGCGATTTCGGGCAGCGCCAGCGGCAATGTGCCGGAAGATGGGGAGAGGTGGTGACCCCTACGGGAATCGAACCCGTGTTTCAGCCGTGAAAGGGCCGCGTCCTAACCGCTAGACGAAGGGGCCTTGCCTGCTGCAGCAAAGCCACAGACGCAAAAACGCCACCGATGGTGACCCCTACGGGAATCGAACCCGTGTTTCAGCCGTGAAAGGGCCGCGTCCTAACCGCTAGACGAAGGGGCCATACCCGTTACCGGGTCGGTGGCGTGGCGGCGCACATATGCGGGGGCGCTCGGGGCGTCAACCCTTCAAATGCCCGGACCGGCTGTCAGTCCGCAAAAGCGGCATCTTCAAGGTGGAGTTCAGCTTGCCGTCGGCTGCCCCAGTCATCGATCTTCGCGCGGCCTGCGAGCCACAGACGCCGCCCTCGGGATCCATGAAGCAGCGCTTGACCCATATCACTTTCCGCCGCGCGGAACGCGATGCCTTTGAAACTGCGGCCGTCATCGCCGCTGGCGATCAGGCGGACGTGATCGGTCCCGACGATGTCGCATTTTACCAGCCGCACCGGGCCAACCGCTATCCGCGGTCCAGGCCAGCCAACGCCGTAAGGTCCGCCGCCATCGAGCGATTCGACCAGTTCGGGGGTCAGGCCGCCCGGGGCTACTGCGATATCGAGGAGCATTTCGCGGTTGCCGCTTGCCCGTGAAACCGCTCCTTCCAGATGCGCGTCAAGCCATTCGGCAAAGGTGTCCAGCTTGTCACTTGCAACCGTAAGGCCCGCTGCCATGGCATGCCCGCCGCCTTTGACCAGCAACCCTTCCTCGCTCGCCCGGATGATTGCCGCGCCAAGATCGACTCCGGGTATCGAACGGCCCGAACCTTTTCCTTCTCCGGTCTGCTCGTCGATCGCGATAACCACAGAAGGTTTGCCGGTCTTTTCCTTGATGCGTCCGGCAACGATGCCGATCACGCCTGGATGCCAGCCGTTTGCCGCCAACACGTGAACCGCCCGGTTGTGCTGCGCGCCGAGTTGCTCCTCCGCAGCCTGCTGGACCTCCGCCTCTATCGCGCGGCGTTCCTCGTTGAGCGCCGACAACTGATCGGCAATCGCGGCAGCTTCCTCTGCATCCTCGGTCGTCAGCAAGCGAACACCAAGTGTGGATTCGCCCACACGCCCCCCTGCATTGATGCGGGGACCCAGTGCGAAGCCGAGATCTGAACAGGCAGGTGCCCGCTTCAACCGGCTGGCGTCGATCAAGGCGGACATTCCGATATTCGCGCGTTTGCCCATGACCTTCAGGCCTTGCGCAACGAAAGCTCGGTTGAGGCCATGCAAAGCCGCGACATCGGCGACAGTTCCAAGGGCCACCAGGTCGAGCAGCGCAAGAAGATCAGGCTCCTTCCGGTCGTCAAAATGGCCTTGCGCACGCAGGGTGCGGACCAAGGCAATTGCCAGCAGGAAGGCGACGCCGACGGCGGCCAGGTGGCCATGTGCCGCAGCCAGATCATTTTCGTCGAGGCGGTTCGGATTGACGAGAGCGGCAGTGCGGGGAAGATCCGCAGCACACTTGTGGTGATCCACCACGATGACATCGATCCCGGCATCTCTGGCCATGCCGAGCGCCTCGTGTGCCATGGCGCCGCAATCGACTGTAACGATAAGGCTCGAACCGGTTTGCCCCAGTTTGACCAATGCCTCGCCAGACGGCCCGTAACCCTCCAGCAGGCGATCAGGGATGTAATAGTCAGCGTCCACACCAAGATCACGTAGCAAACGGATCAGGAGCGCCGAACTTGTCGCGCCGTCGACGTCGTAATCGCCGTAAACCGTGATCTTTTCCTGTCCGAGCACGGCCTGTGCAATTCGTTCTGCGGCCACGTCCATGTCGTTGAACTCGGATGGATCGGGAAGAAAGTCGCGCAGGGTTGGCGAGAGATGCCTGTTCAAGTCATCCTGATCGACACCCCGCGCCAGCAGTATCTGGCGAACGATATCCTCGCCATTTCCGAAGTTACCCTGACCAAGGTCCATGTTGCCGCCCCGCCATCGCCATGCGCGCCCTGTCAGAGATTGAGAGACACCGAACACATGGGGGAGGGCAGAAGTGGCCATTACCCTTCTTACTGTGACGGCAGGACTGGCGGCAAGCGCCGCGGCATTGACAATCTACAGCGGTAAGCGATGTTCTAAGGTGTCATGACGCCTCCATCCCTCCTCATAGCCTGGCATAGCCGTACCGGTGCCAGCGAAGCGCTTGCCCGCGCCGCGAAGGATGGCGCCGGTGAGGCCGGCAACCTTCTTTGGGCGGGAGATGTAGAGCCGGAGCATTTGCTGGAGGCGCAGGGATACCTCTTCGTGTGTCCGGAAAACCTGGCCACCATGAGTGGGCTGATGAAAGAGATGTTCGACCGGTGTTATTATCCGGTGTTGGGCCGTATCGAAGGTCGCCCATTTGCAACCTTGATTGCAGCGGGTTCCGATGGCGAAGGCGCCCAGCGACAAATCGATCGCATTGCCAAGGGGTGGCGGCTGAAGCGCATCGCTGAACCTGTAATCGTGAAGACATACGCACAAACCCCTGAGGAGATTATGGCTCACAAGTCTCTCGGCAAAGCCGATATCGAGCAGGCTTTCCAGCTGGGGCAAGGGTTTGCAGAAGGGTTGACCGAAGGAATCTTCTGAACTGAACTAGGTCGTTAATGGATGTAAAATCCTCGCAAGCCCTCGACGGATTTCAGTATTGCGCTAAGGGTCTGAGACTGAAGGGCGATTGGGGACGGGTTCGGAAAATGCGGCGGGGAAAGGCAGTGCCTATTGGGCCATCGCATAGCGCCGATGGCCTGTTTTTCCTGTTCGACAAAGGTGCTCGCCCGGGTCGCGCCGCCTTGATCGATGCGCTTGGCGCAAATCCCGGAATTTCAATCAGTCACGATCCTTTCCGGGACGATGTTCCGCACGTGCAATCCTCCAGTGCCGCGAATGCAAATCGCTCGGGTGACTGGCTCGAGGTCTTGCATTGGGGAATGACGTTCGACTGCCTCGGACTTGCTCCGGGACCTGCAGTCGCCGTGCCTGATGTGGTCCAACGGTTCAACTTGCCGGCCGATCTCGAGACAGGGTCGCTGGATGCAGTGGCGCTGGTTCCGGGACCGCATCTCGCAGATGCCGCGAACAGTTTGCCTGTGGTCCGATCCATGCTCGATATCGCCGCCACGCTTACTGATACGTTGGATGCAGTACAGGCCATCTGCTGGTCTCCTGCCAAGTCTGCCATCGCCCCGAGTTTCTTCAGCGGTGCGGTGCGAAACTGGATTGATGGCGGACCATTCCCCGCTCTTGGATTGACCGGCCTGAGCATGAGCGAGGCGGGCACATTGGAAACAACCGGCCTGAACTGGTTTATCGGGCAAGAGCTGGTTCTGGATTACGCTTTGTCTGAAGATCGCGTCGCCGCCACGCGCCTGATTGTGCGATTGGTGCACGAATTGGTGGCGAACGGTCCGGTCAGGGATATCGCTGAACTCCAAATCGACCGCGATCACAAAGTTATCCTTCAACCAATGCCGGGTGGGCGCATCGAGGTTACGCTGATGTAATCCGTGACACTACCGGGTCGCAAATCAGGTGCTGGTCTCAGGGCCAGCCTGCCGTTTCGTTCGGTCAATCGCCGCGGGTTTCCGGGGCACGATCCCTTTCTGCAACGCCATCACATATTGCCGCGCCAGCTGCTGAATGCCGATTGCTTCGGTTCCATGTTTGCAGTGCTGGGGCGTGAGCGGATCGGGTTTGATGATTTCCGCATCAATGGTCTGCTCCTGCCTTCCAGCGAACCAGCCGCCAAGCGGACATTGCTTCCGCTTCACCGCGGCCCGCACCGGGACTATAATGCGATGGTGATAGACCGGGTCGGATCGGTTGAAGCGCAATGGTCAAAGGCACGCCTTGCGGATGCGGACATAGCTGCAAGTGAGGCTTTGTTGCGACTTGGGCTGCTTCAAAAAGCCTTGCGCCGCCGCCTGCTGGATGAGGGGCGGCCAATCAGGCTCAATCGCAGGGATCCTGTTGGCGCAGATCTCGACTTTTCCGACCTCGACGCAATGGCCGAGATTTTATGGCGTTCTGCCGCCTAAGCTATACGCTGAGCCAGTTCTTCCTTCGCGGTGATATATTCACGCTCTAGACGCGCGACCATGTCCTCGACAGGCGCAACCTCGCGGACTGTCCCGATGCCTTGGCCCGATCCCCAGATATCTTTCCAGGCCTTGGCCTTGGTATTGCCGCCGCTGCCGAAATTCATCTTGCTCGGGTCGCTTTGCGGCAGGTTTTCAGGGTCGAGGCCCGCGTTCTCGATACTAGAGCGGAGATAGTTGCCGTGCACGCCGGTGAACAGGTTGGAATAGACGATGCCGTCTGAGCTGCCTTCCACGATGCCTTGCTTGTAGCCATCGACTGCATTGGCTTCTTCAGTCGCGATCCACGGTGAACCGATATACGCGAAATCTGCACCGAGCGCCTGCGCGGCAAGGATTGAACGACCGTGAGCGATCGAGCCTGAAAGTGCGATGAGCCCGTCAAACCATTCTCGGATTTCCTGCATCAATGCGAACGGGCTGAGCGTTCCGGCATGGCCGCCAGCCCCGGCCGCGACGGGAATGAGGCCGTCGGCGCCCTTTTCGATCGCCTTGCGGGCGAAGCGGTTGTTGATCACATCGTGCATCGTGATGCCGCCCCATCCGCGGACGGCATTGAAGATTTCCTCGCGCGCACCGAGCGAAGTAATGACGAGCGGAACCTGCCACTTGGCGCAGGTTTCCATGTCCGCCTCGATCCGGTCATTCGAGCGGTGAACGATCTGGTTGACCGAAAAGGGCGCTGCGGGACGATCCGGATTATCGCGATTATGCGCCGCAAGTTCTTCGGTGATGCGGTGAAGCCATTCGTCCAGCTCGCTCTGTGGTCGAGCATTGAGTGCCGGAAAACTGCCGATAATTCCTGCCTTGCACTGCGCAATGACCAGTTCGGGACCTGAAACGATGAACAGGGGCGATCCGATGACCGGAATGCGAAGCTTGTCGAAGGGTGCGGGCAGGCTCATGCGGGTAGGCTCCTCTCACGAATTGTGAGGGAACGCCTATGGTGCAGCGTCGTCCTTGTCGAGGGTGACGTTACGTAAAGGTCAGCCGCTCGGCAGCACGTGCTCGATCCCATAGATCCGCGCAGCAGTGCCTGCGAAGAGGGCCGCTTTCTCGTCTTCACTGTGTCCCTGGGCCAGAAGTTTGAACGCGTTCCAAAGGGTAGGATAGCTCGCACCCCATCTGTCGACGGGATAATTGCTTTCGAACATTCCCCGTTCCGGACCGAAGGATTGGATGCAGGTTTCAATATATGGACGCCATAAGGCGGCGAGATGTTCGGACCCGTAACCACGGGCAGGGCCTTCTTCGGGCATACCGCAAAAAGCCATTGCCAGGCCGCCCAGCTTGACCGCGACGTTCGGGCAGTCTGCCAGCGCATGAATTGAAGCGCGCCAGCGGTCGAAATTCTCGTGCAATTTGCCCCGATAGCTGGCGATGTTCAGCGGTGTTCCGCAGTGGTCGAGAATGATCTGCTGGTCAGGAAATGCTTTTGCCAGTTCGAGAACGTCGCCTAATTGTGATTCAAGCAACCAGGCATCGAATGTCAGGCCGTATTCGCCATATGCCGCAAATCCGGCGCGGAAGGCGTCACTGGAATAAAGGCCTTCGGGCGCGTGAAACGGAGGGCCGAGTACGTCGGCATCAGCATCCCATGCAGCAGCGTGCCGGATTCCCCGAAAGCGTCCATTGCCTGCTGCAATCAGTGCTTCGACGACCGGTTTGACCTTGTCGCCCAACGTAAGATCGGCATGACCCACAATGCCGGCACAAGGCCTACAGTCGCCGTATAGTCCGCTAGCGCCCTGCGCGGCGACCCCGTTGACGAACTCCACTTCGCCTACCGGCTTCATGGCTTCGTCGCGGCTGGCATCGTAGAATGCGCCGCATTCCATGAAAACGGTGCCGACGATATTGTGGCCGCTACCTGTGTCCGCCTGCAATTCGTCGAATGTGTAGTACGCAGCGCCCGCGATTGCTTCGATGAAATCGTGCCGGGGTTCAGGGAACGCAGGCATTAGCGGCCGTAGATCCCAAAGGTGATGATGCGGATCGATGATCGGCAGGTCGGGTTCGAGAATTGCTTCGGGCATTCTGACTCTCCTTTTTCACCGGGCTACGCGAGGCTCCCCGCGTTCATCCCTGCCGTCTCTCCTCCGGCCTTTTGCATCATGGCATGAATCGCATCGGGATCGCATCCCCCTTCGACACAATCGACCGACACGAACACTTTGCCTTGCCTTATTTCCTGTTCGTAAAGGGTCGCAGAAACGCCGTCGACGTCGTGATCGGTCAACATCTTGGCAATGCCGCTACCGGTGGCGCCGATGATGCCTGTAACCGTCGCAATGGAGGAAAAAGCCGAGCCTGTCAGTGCGCCTGCCACGGCGACCGGTCCTACCCCTGGAATGAGCAGGATCGCGGTGCCGAGCATGGCGCCGGCAAGAC
This genomic window contains:
- the pstC gene encoding phosphate ABC transporter permease subunit PstC → MSPTILLLLALGLGLAGWLAARARAWTFRKESADGRLASLPSYHAWYVALWIVLPVAAFIAIWSAVAPGLVTQSVMASPAADQLPAFGFQRQTILNEARAVATGATQAVFNPLAREFVEPYRQALSFYNWIGIAATLVIAFLGGAWAFLRLKPDFAARTRVEKIVMAILLGASLVAILTTIGIFVSLVFETLRFFGMVNPIDFLFGTHWAPDPMSNPENPDASRYGAIPLFWGTLFIGAIIAMIVAIPLGLMSAVYLTQYANPRLRAWVKPTLEILAGVPTVVYGYFAALTIAPAIRDLAVDLGASNPSSESALAAGLVMGVMIIPFVSSMADDSIAAVPQAMRDGSLAMGATTNETIRRVLVPAALPGIVAGVMLAISRAIGETMIVVMAASTAANLSANPLDSMTTVTVQIVAMLTGEGSFDHPATLSAFALGFVLFMVTLGLNFIALRVVKRFREAYE
- a CDS encoding NAD(P)H-dependent flavin oxidoreductase, whose product is MSLPAPFDKLRIPVIGSPLFIVSGPELVIAQCKAGIIGSFPALNARPQSELDEWLHRITEELAAHNRDNPDRPAAPFSVNQIVHRSNDRIEADMETCAKWQVPLVITSLGAREEIFNAVRGWGGITMHDVINNRFARKAIEKGADGLIPVAAGAGGHAGTLSPFALMQEIREWFDGLIALSGSIAHGRSILAAQALGADFAYIGSPWIATEEANAVDGYKQGIVEGSSDGIVYSNLFTGVHGNYLRSSIENAGLDPENLPQSDPSKMNFGSGGNTKAKAWKDIWGSGQGIGTVREVAPVEDMVARLEREYITAKEELAQRIA
- the recJ gene encoding single-stranded-DNA-specific exonuclease RecJ; this encodes MATSALPHVFGVSQSLTGRAWRWRGGNMDLGQGNFGNGEDIVRQILLARGVDQDDLNRHLSPTLRDFLPDPSEFNDMDVAAERIAQAVLGQEKITVYGDYDVDGATSSALLIRLLRDLGVDADYYIPDRLLEGYGPSGEALVKLGQTGSSLIVTVDCGAMAHEALGMARDAGIDVIVVDHHKCAADLPRTAALVNPNRLDENDLAAAHGHLAAVGVAFLLAIALVRTLRAQGHFDDRKEPDLLALLDLVALGTVADVAALHGLNRAFVAQGLKVMGKRANIGMSALIDASRLKRAPACSDLGFALGPRINAGGRVGESTLGVRLLTTEDAEEAAAIADQLSALNEERRAIEAEVQQAAEEQLGAQHNRAVHVLAANGWHPGVIGIVAGRIKEKTGKPSVVIAIDEQTGEGKGSGRSIPGVDLGAAIIRASEEGLLVKGGGHAMAAGLTVASDKLDTFAEWLDAHLEGAVSRASGNREMLLDIAVAPGGLTPELVESLDGGGPYGVGWPGPRIAVGPVRLVKCDIVGTDHVRLIASGDDGRSFKGIAFRAAESDMGQALLHGSRGRRLWLAGRAKIDDWGSRRQAELHLEDAAFAD
- a CDS encoding AHH domain-containing protein; its protein translation is MTLPGRKSGAGLRASLPFRSVNRRGFPGHDPFLQRHHILPRQLLNADCFGSMFAVLGRERIGFDDFRINGLLLPSSEPAAKRTLLPLHRGPHRDYNAMVIDRVGSVEAQWSKARLADADIAASEALLRLGLLQKALRRRLLDEGRPIRLNRRDPVGADLDFSDLDAMAEILWRSAA
- a CDS encoding porin — encoded protein: MNSSIRLSVLAAAMSCTFATPVFAQDASPTAAQQDLAEMRAQLATLAARIDQLEGELAQEKAANVAQDATIAATAEAVATPAPAPEPQVAALEKKDGWSFKPRGRLMYDAGFTSVPDSIGRDDGFQNEVRRARLGASGDVGGGFGYKFEIDFAGNEVEVADAILTYGHGDLEVAIGHHNNFQSLEELTSSLHTTFIERAAFTDAFGFERRIGASVSYEKGIAIAQAGVFTDNFDDTGTNNRGFDGRLVLMPKSGNTQFHFGGSIHFNELGEDDATVRYRQRPLVHFTSERFVNTGNIDAESEFGAGIEGAVISGPFHAAAEGYWQNVDIPTMGDNPTFFGGYAEVGYFLTKGDTRGYKGGKFDRTKPENPVGEGGTGSVQLNLRYDYLDLNDAGIIGGKQNGYLASLIWKPTDYTLFSLNYGKMDYTDAVYAKADGDTDYTVDAFGVRAQVDF
- a CDS encoding sensor histidine kinase — protein: MSARSFPWSAFSLALATAVGLLVLGVDFLVVAVMLLVWAGSLWLVGGTPPPPVEKQSNGSISRESMGDLFEHSETPVLLTEGGRVIIANIAARRLLGTHILGQDVRMALRQPEAVKLLDSNEDGAAVIRGLSRRRDIWRINHKRLNGDLSVIELVNKTAEADISRAHTDFVANASHELRTPLASILGYVETLREDGADIDPKTADKFLGTIQREAKRLQDLVSDLMSLSRIEAERHELPSEVVDLTALVKRAAQDGAGSERSNRLDFESHGDFAVQGDERQLEQLVRNLVDNAMKYGAANSSVTVRLAPQGDSRVVLSVTDRGDGIAPEHLPHLTRRFYRTDPGRSRASGGTGLGLAIVKHIVERHRGKLSIDSTLGEGTRVKVSLPLAD
- a CDS encoding amidohydrolase family protein encodes the protein MPEAILEPDLPIIDPHHHLWDLRPLMPAFPEPRHDFIEAIAGAAYYTFDELQADTGSGHNIVGTVFMECGAFYDASRDEAMKPVGEVEFVNGVAAQGASGLYGDCRPCAGIVGHADLTLGDKVKPVVEALIAAGNGRFRGIRHAAAWDADADVLGPPFHAPEGLYSSDAFRAGFAAYGEYGLTFDAWLLESQLGDVLELAKAFPDQQIILDHCGTPLNIASYRGKLHENFDRWRASIHALADCPNVAVKLGGLAMAFCGMPEEGPARGYGSEHLAALWRPYIETCIQSFGPERGMFESNYPVDRWGASYPTLWNAFKLLAQGHSEDEKAALFAGTAARIYGIEHVLPSG
- a CDS encoding substrate-binding domain-containing protein produces the protein MTKTFKFALAAASALALAACGDNSAGGASRDQIKAVGSSTVFPFSKAVSEAFARDTQFASPIIESTGTGGGMKLFCSGVGADTPDIANASRRMKASEFASCQENGVTDIIEVQVGLDGIALASSKGGITMNLTPKMVYEALAASPYGGEQTTKNWSDVDASLPNEPILVYGPPSTSGTRDALKELILEAGCKTDAATKALKETDEDRYDQVCTEVRSDGAYVDQGEQDNLIVQKIEGNPNAVGIFGYSYLEENLDKVQGLPMNGVEPTYANISNFEYPGARPLYMYVKKAHLDAIPGLKEFLSTWATMWSKDGALAKIGLVANPDDAAAAANAAVTEYTTLDGSELK
- a CDS encoding flavodoxin family protein — its product is MTPPSLLIAWHSRTGASEALARAAKDGAGEAGNLLWAGDVEPEHLLEAQGYLFVCPENLATMSGLMKEMFDRCYYPVLGRIEGRPFATLIAAGSDGEGAQRQIDRIAKGWRLKRIAEPVIVKTYAQTPEEIMAHKSLGKADIEQAFQLGQGFAEGLTEGIF